One region of Juglans regia cultivar Chandler chromosome 4, Walnut 2.0, whole genome shotgun sequence genomic DNA includes:
- the LOC108989982 gene encoding uncharacterized protein LOC108989982 codes for MGSREQKRAALNGKLQQLRAATNSSALNKASIIVDASKYIKELKGKVERMKDAGTSQSSSSAQNPLPAVTVETLERGFLINVFSEKNCPGLLVSILEAFEELGLDVLDARVSCSDVFQLEAVGGENPEHVDSLDAQVVKRAVLEAIKNCSA; via the exons atggGTTCTAGGGAGCAAAAAAGAGCAGCCTTGAATGGGAAATTACAACAGCTTCGCGCTGCCACCAACTCTAGTGCT CTGAACAAAGCGTCAATCATAGTAGACGCATCCAAATATATAAAGGAGTTGAAGGGAAAAGTGGAAAGAATGAAAGATGCTGGAACTTCACAGAGTAGTTCGAGCGCCCAAAATCCATTGCCCGCG GTTACTGTGGAAACCCTAGAAAGGGGTTTCCTTATAAATGTGTTCTCGGAAAAAAATTGTCCGGGTTTGCTCGTCTCGATACTCGAAGCCTTCGAGGAGCTGGGTCTTGATGTGCTTGATGCTAGGGTTTCTTGTTCAGACGTTTTCCAGCTAGAAGCAGTGGGAGGAGAA AATCCAGAGCACGTTGATAGCTTAGATGCTCAAGTAGTGAAGCGAGCAGTGCTGGAAGCTATCAAGAACTGCAGTGCATGA